A single Planctomicrobium piriforme DNA region contains:
- a CDS encoding histidine phosphatase family protein → MSIELPEVYLMRHGETAWAASGQHTGLKDIPLTEAGIEEARRLQPRLAGIHFDAVLTSPLQRARKTCELAGFGQQAIVEPLAVEWNYGDYEGRTLAEIRQTRPDWHVFDDGCPGGESVAEITARADRMVAKLRTMSGRTAIFSHGHFCRVLAARWCGLDITFAKYLLLNTGAVCVLAYDRQLDQPAIRSWNVHH, encoded by the coding sequence ATGAGTATCGAGTTGCCGGAAGTCTATTTGATGCGTCATGGAGAAACGGCCTGGGCGGCGTCAGGTCAGCACACGGGGTTGAAAGATATTCCCCTGACTGAAGCAGGGATCGAAGAAGCCCGTCGACTGCAGCCGCGACTGGCTGGCATCCACTTTGACGCCGTGTTGACGAGCCCGTTGCAACGAGCCCGCAAGACATGCGAACTCGCAGGCTTCGGCCAGCAGGCTATCGTGGAGCCGCTGGCGGTGGAATGGAACTACGGTGACTATGAAGGCCGCACGCTGGCCGAGATTCGCCAGACCCGGCCGGACTGGCATGTGTTCGACGACGGTTGTCCTGGCGGAGAATCGGTCGCCGAAATCACGGCCCGGGCAGACCGCATGGTCGCAAAGCTTCGCACCATGTCTGGCCGTACCGCCATCTTCTCTCACGGACACTTCTGCCGAGTGCTGGCCGCACGCTGGTGCGGGCTGGACATCACCTTTGCGAAATACCTGTTGCTGAATACCGGTGCGGTCTGCGTGCTCGCCTATGACCGACAGCTCGACCAGCCGGCGATACGGAGCTGGAATGTGCACCATTGA
- a CDS encoding TlpA family protein disulfide reductase, which yields MLRSRFALGVACCGAALAALLPATALLSADPPKPAAPTAPAEVPAAAEMADPFAVPETNDDKALQMFLQRLVQTQPDEPTPAGITGHLNKIDGVVGKIMAKPISDPFYRSVAELRLQIYKVLADLGDKDAKARTDAYLKELAASTRPGVPDLSKRFLLQARVENIADLDEAAQKALVADIVAMVKAVPKGDDEALQFSVQMAMTVGELLQRADSPVAPAAFASIVEVIKARNDERLTDLVSSMEGTMRRLQLPGNPIEIQGKTVDGKPFNINELKGKVVLVDFWATWCGPCIAEMPHLKELYEAYHAKGFEVVGISLDSERAELERFLEVKEIKWPILFEEGEGASWDNKTAQYYGISAIPAMILVNREGKVVSTSLRGPALDEELAKLLGPLPATVNKPAGEKPTEK from the coding sequence ATGCTTCGCTCTCGCTTCGCACTCGGAGTGGCGTGCTGCGGCGCGGCACTTGCCGCCCTCTTGCCCGCGACCGCATTGCTGTCGGCCGACCCTCCCAAGCCAGCGGCCCCGACCGCTCCGGCAGAAGTCCCAGCCGCCGCCGAGATGGCTGATCCGTTTGCCGTTCCGGAGACGAACGACGACAAAGCGCTGCAGATGTTTTTGCAGCGGCTGGTGCAGACTCAGCCGGACGAACCGACTCCGGCCGGCATCACGGGGCATCTGAACAAGATCGACGGCGTGGTCGGCAAGATCATGGCCAAGCCGATCAGCGATCCGTTCTATCGCAGCGTCGCCGAACTCCGCCTGCAGATCTACAAAGTGCTGGCCGATCTCGGAGACAAGGACGCCAAGGCCAGGACCGACGCCTACTTGAAAGAGCTGGCCGCCAGCACTCGCCCCGGCGTGCCCGATCTGTCCAAGCGGTTCCTGTTGCAGGCCCGGGTTGAGAACATCGCCGATCTGGACGAAGCCGCACAGAAGGCACTCGTGGCCGACATTGTGGCGATGGTCAAAGCGGTTCCCAAGGGAGACGACGAAGCGCTGCAGTTTTCAGTCCAGATGGCGATGACCGTCGGCGAACTGCTGCAACGGGCCGATTCGCCGGTCGCGCCGGCCGCTTTCGCCTCGATCGTGGAAGTCATCAAGGCACGCAACGACGAACGCCTGACCGACCTGGTTTCCAGCATGGAAGGGACGATGCGCCGACTCCAGTTGCCGGGCAACCCGATCGAGATTCAGGGGAAAACCGTGGACGGCAAGCCGTTCAACATTAATGAACTCAAGGGCAAGGTGGTGCTGGTCGACTTCTGGGCCACCTGGTGCGGGCCGTGCATCGCAGAAATGCCGCACCTCAAGGAACTGTACGAGGCTTACCATGCCAAGGGCTTCGAAGTGGTCGGCATCAGTCTGGATTCCGAACGTGCCGAACTCGAACGCTTCCTCGAAGTGAAAGAGATCAAATGGCCGATCCTGTTCGAAGAAGGGGAAGGGGCCAGCTGGGACAACAAGACCGCGCAGTACTACGGCATCAGCGCCATTCCGGCGATGATCCTGGTCAATCGCGAAGGGAAAGTCGTCAGCACCAGCCTCCGCGGGCCGGCGCTCGATGAAGAGCTCGCCAAGCTGCTCGGCCCCTTGCCGGCGACGGTCAATAAGCCGGCCGGTGAGAAGCCGACCGAAAAATAA
- a CDS encoding metal ABC transporter solute-binding protein, Zn/Mn family produces MTRLPILLILILGLSACGKPPAAAKHDGPLNVVVTTSMVGDLVRHVAGDRAQVTALMGEGVDPHLYRPTSTDVGHMMKADILFYSGLGLEGAMQTAFESASKRGNTVIAVTDQLPKDVLHFPSQFSGHPDPHVWNDPGLWRKCLARVSEVLSEKDPEHAAEYRERAAAFDKELEALDQYAREAIATIPAENRYLVTAHDAFGYFSHAYGLTEKSVQGITTESEPGVQDINNLVDFLVQHKIPALFIEATVNAGSLRAVMERTKERGWTVAQGGLLYSDSMGTPGAYEGTYIGMIDHNVTTIVKALRGKAPEGGMQGQLQPAEK; encoded by the coding sequence GTGACCCGACTTCCCATCCTGCTTATTTTGATTCTCGGCCTGTCGGCTTGCGGCAAGCCCCCCGCCGCCGCCAAGCATGACGGGCCGCTCAACGTCGTTGTGACCACGAGCATGGTCGGCGATCTGGTGCGGCACGTTGCTGGTGATCGGGCTCAGGTGACGGCCCTGATGGGGGAAGGGGTCGATCCCCATCTCTATCGTCCCACGTCCACCGATGTCGGCCACATGATGAAGGCCGATATTTTGTTCTACTCGGGCCTTGGCCTCGAAGGAGCGATGCAGACTGCCTTTGAAAGTGCATCGAAACGGGGGAACACGGTGATCGCCGTGACCGATCAGTTGCCGAAAGATGTACTGCATTTTCCTTCCCAGTTTTCGGGACATCCCGACCCGCATGTTTGGAACGATCCGGGTTTGTGGCGGAAATGTCTTGCCCGGGTGTCTGAAGTGCTGTCGGAGAAAGATCCCGAGCACGCCGCCGAATACCGCGAACGCGCGGCCGCCTTTGACAAAGAACTCGAAGCTCTTGATCAGTATGCCCGGGAAGCCATTGCCACGATCCCGGCCGAGAATCGCTATCTGGTGACCGCGCATGATGCCTTCGGGTATTTCTCACATGCCTACGGACTCACCGAAAAGTCAGTTCAGGGGATCACCACGGAATCCGAGCCGGGCGTGCAGGACATCAACAATCTGGTCGACTTCCTGGTGCAACACAAAATTCCCGCGCTGTTCATTGAGGCCACGGTGAATGCAGGCAGCCTGCGGGCGGTGATGGAACGGACCAAAGAGCGAGGTTGGACCGTGGCGCAGGGAGGACTGCTCTACTCGGATTCGATGGGGACGCCCGGCGCCTATGAAGGCACCTACATCGGCATGATCGACCACAACGTCACCACGATTGTGAAGGCATTGCGGGGGAAAGCTCCTGAAGGCGGGATGCAGGGACAACTGCAACCTGCGGAGAAGTGA
- a CDS encoding heavy metal translocating P-type ATPase, whose translation MAIDPVCGMTVDPATAISAVKEGETWYFCCGHCRDKFLKTPAEPQLQTLDLAFPSRTTVPTAHEHASAHGGCCHQPGEQSSSPPASSQAKYICPMCPGVESATPAACPRCGMALERNPAYREAASRKMVYTCPMHPEIEQDHPGACPICGMALEPRSILAGPEEDPELREMTRRLWVAVILTVPVLVLAMGPMLGLPVHHWIGMRLAQWLQCLLATPVVLWCGWPFLVRGANSLKTGHLNMFTLIGLGTGAAYLFSLWALFFPGWIPQTFDEHGAVPLYFEAAAVITALVLLGQVLELRARQQTSGAIQALLALTPDTARVVRNGEVVEIPLDEVQAGDRLKVVPGAKIPVDGIVLSGSSSVDESMLTGEPMPVEKAVGDAVVAGTVNQQGAFDFKAERVGAETTLSRIVALVAQAQRSRAPIQRLADTVSGYFVPAVMAAAAITFVAWMIWGPAESRLAYAFINSVAVLIIACPCALGLATPMSVMVGIGRGAQQGILIRDASSLETLEAVDTVVFDKTGTLTAGQPALTSILPSTGRSEEELLRIAAAAEQQSEHPLARSLVQAASARNMKLPAVENFQSITGGGVSALVEGHEVLIGKAALLQEHGILLPVEQQPALDSLRQQGATVVHVAIDGTFAGSLAVTDPIKDSTPQAITDLHALGLKLAMLTGDNVVTAQSVASKLGIDEVRAGVTPADKQAYLKQQHAEGHRVAMAGDGINDAPALAAADVGIALGTGADIAMESAGVTLMSGDLRGVAQAIRLSRATMQNIRQNLFFAFFYNVVGIPIAAGILYPLFGVLLSPMFAAAAMSLSSVSVIANALRLRNVKLG comes from the coding sequence ATGGCGATCGATCCTGTCTGCGGTATGACTGTCGATCCGGCGACGGCGATCTCGGCTGTGAAGGAGGGTGAAACCTGGTACTTCTGCTGCGGTCATTGCCGCGATAAGTTTTTGAAGACGCCTGCCGAGCCGCAACTCCAGACGCTCGACCTCGCGTTCCCTTCGCGAACCACAGTCCCAACTGCACACGAACACGCCAGCGCTCACGGGGGTTGCTGCCATCAGCCAGGCGAGCAGTCATCTTCTCCTCCGGCTTCGTCACAGGCGAAATACATCTGTCCGATGTGCCCCGGCGTGGAAAGCGCGACGCCTGCGGCTTGCCCCCGTTGCGGCATGGCGCTCGAACGCAATCCGGCGTATCGCGAAGCGGCGAGTCGCAAGATGGTCTACACCTGTCCCATGCATCCGGAGATCGAACAGGATCACCCAGGCGCCTGTCCGATCTGCGGCATGGCGCTGGAACCGAGATCAATACTTGCCGGGCCGGAAGAAGACCCGGAGCTCCGGGAGATGACGCGGCGATTGTGGGTGGCCGTGATCCTCACCGTGCCGGTGCTCGTGCTGGCGATGGGACCGATGCTGGGGCTGCCGGTGCATCACTGGATCGGGATGCGGCTTGCCCAATGGTTGCAGTGCCTGCTGGCAACGCCGGTCGTGCTGTGGTGCGGGTGGCCGTTCCTGGTGCGGGGAGCGAACTCCCTGAAGACCGGGCATTTGAACATGTTCACGCTGATCGGGCTGGGAACCGGCGCGGCGTACCTGTTCAGTTTATGGGCTTTGTTTTTTCCTGGCTGGATTCCGCAGACGTTTGATGAGCATGGGGCGGTTCCACTGTATTTTGAAGCGGCTGCCGTGATCACGGCGCTGGTGCTGCTGGGTCAGGTGCTGGAGCTGCGTGCCAGACAACAGACCAGCGGCGCGATTCAAGCACTCCTGGCGTTGACTCCGGACACCGCCCGTGTGGTTCGCAACGGCGAAGTTGTTGAAATTCCCCTCGACGAAGTTCAAGCAGGAGACCGCTTAAAGGTGGTCCCCGGCGCGAAGATTCCGGTCGACGGCATTGTTTTGTCTGGCAGCAGCAGCGTCGATGAATCGATGCTGACTGGCGAGCCGATGCCGGTCGAAAAAGCCGTCGGTGATGCGGTGGTGGCCGGCACGGTCAATCAACAGGGAGCGTTCGATTTCAAAGCCGAACGTGTTGGGGCGGAGACGACGTTGTCGCGGATTGTCGCACTCGTGGCGCAGGCCCAACGGAGCCGCGCCCCGATACAACGACTGGCCGACACGGTGTCTGGTTATTTTGTGCCTGCGGTGATGGCTGCGGCGGCGATCACGTTTGTGGCGTGGATGATCTGGGGACCGGCGGAATCGCGGCTGGCGTATGCGTTCATCAACTCGGTGGCGGTGCTGATTATCGCCTGTCCCTGTGCGTTAGGCCTCGCTACTCCGATGTCGGTGATGGTCGGAATCGGTCGGGGAGCCCAGCAGGGGATTCTGATTCGCGATGCTTCGTCGCTGGAAACGCTGGAAGCGGTCGATACGGTCGTCTTCGACAAGACCGGCACGCTCACCGCCGGTCAGCCGGCGCTGACGTCGATCCTGCCTTCCACTGGCCGCAGTGAAGAGGAGTTATTGAGAATCGCTGCCGCTGCAGAGCAGCAAAGCGAACACCCGCTGGCCCGAAGCCTGGTTCAGGCCGCCAGTGCCAGAAACATGAAGCTGCCGGCGGTTGAGAACTTCCAGTCGATCACTGGCGGCGGAGTCTCCGCGCTGGTGGAAGGCCACGAGGTCTTGATCGGCAAAGCGGCGTTGTTGCAGGAACACGGCATCTTATTGCCTGTTGAACAACAACCAGCGCTCGACAGTCTGCGGCAACAGGGCGCCACTGTTGTGCATGTCGCCATCGACGGCACCTTCGCCGGTTCGCTAGCAGTGACCGATCCGATCAAGGACTCTACGCCGCAGGCGATCACTGACCTCCATGCACTCGGCCTCAAGCTCGCGATGCTCACCGGCGATAACGTCGTTACGGCTCAAAGCGTGGCGAGCAAACTGGGAATCGACGAAGTTCGCGCCGGCGTCACTCCGGCCGACAAGCAGGCGTATCTGAAGCAACAGCACGCTGAAGGCCATCGCGTTGCGATGGCGGGGGACGGCATTAACGATGCTCCGGCACTGGCGGCGGCGGATGTGGGGATCGCCCTTGGGACCGGTGCGGACATCGCCATGGAGAGTGCAGGCGTGACGCTCATGTCAGGCGATCTGCGGGGAGTCGCTCAGGCGATCCGGCTCAGCCGCGCCACGATGCAGAATATCCGTCAGAATCTCTTCTTCGCGTTCTTCTACAACGTGGTCGGCATTCCGATCGCGGCCGGGATTCTCTATCCCCTCTTCGGCGTGCTACTGAGCCCGATGTTTGCCGCCGCCGCGATGAGCCTGAGCTCGGTGTCGGTGATTGCCAATGCTTTGCGGCTGAGGAATGTCAAACTAGGATAA
- a CDS encoding SEC-C metal-binding domain-containing protein — protein MDGLVRATAETTAHCSDYPAYPHKLALICGACGHEGKYDVGTIFHNVKSEQSDEERPVEDFYAFSGHFRCMKCASSDLRHFPNRTKEVLTKEGLKLIPDEGRHASPGFFIGMPVLFDGTPAITAAWAEDYLRELIAQEPDDFFLYGRLANVLCGAELYDEARVALNRAVELNPGDISSLHELAVLDLEEDLVDSAITRFQQVLQHSRQATFLTEEVRLEIVSDTLGYLVELDALEQSLEHVALEDQKGEFAPDEFDAVTEEDWARVIDQFLPEMLNTLLPPPELLSAMVPEVPEDEFEDPYNRRPLVRTEERVSRNAPCPCGSGNKFKRCCGRS, from the coding sequence ATGGACGGACTGGTTCGAGCCACGGCGGAGACAACTGCACATTGTTCCGACTACCCGGCCTATCCCCACAAACTGGCACTGATCTGCGGCGCCTGCGGGCATGAGGGAAAATATGATGTCGGCACGATCTTTCATAATGTGAAGAGTGAGCAATCTGATGAAGAACGGCCAGTGGAAGATTTCTACGCGTTCTCAGGTCATTTTCGCTGCATGAAATGTGCGTCGTCGGATCTGCGACACTTCCCGAACCGAACGAAGGAAGTGCTGACGAAGGAAGGCCTGAAGCTGATCCCCGATGAGGGTCGACATGCGAGTCCGGGCTTTTTCATAGGCATGCCAGTCCTGTTTGACGGCACGCCTGCCATCACTGCTGCCTGGGCTGAAGATTATTTGCGGGAGCTGATCGCGCAGGAGCCGGACGACTTTTTTCTCTACGGCCGGCTCGCCAACGTCCTGTGCGGCGCCGAACTGTACGACGAGGCCCGCGTCGCTTTGAATCGGGCCGTCGAGCTCAATCCGGGAGATATCAGCTCGCTTCACGAACTGGCGGTGCTGGATCTGGAAGAGGATCTGGTTGATTCCGCCATCACGCGTTTTCAGCAGGTGTTGCAGCATTCCCGCCAGGCCACATTCCTCACCGAAGAGGTCCGACTGGAGATCGTGAGCGACACGTTGGGATATTTGGTTGAGCTTGATGCTTTGGAGCAATCTCTGGAGCATGTTGCCTTGGAAGATCAGAAGGGGGAGTTCGCCCCAGACGAGTTTGATGCTGTAACAGAAGAGGACTGGGCACGAGTCATTGACCAGTTCTTGCCGGAGATGTTGAACACATTGTTGCCGCCGCCTGAACTCCTGTCGGCGATGGTGCCTGAAGTGCCCGAGGACGAATTCGAAGATCCGTACAATCGACGGCCCCTGGTTCGCACCGAGGAGCGAGTTTCCCGCAACGCTCCCTGCCCTTGCGGCAGCGGGAATAAGTTCAAACGCTGCTGCGGCCGGTCATGA
- a CDS encoding phosphoglycerate kinase: MAKKSIANVDVAGKTVLMRVDFNVPLDDKQQITDDRRIEMALPSIKSVLDRGGKVVLMSHLGRPDGQIIAKYSLKPAAVRLGELLGVPVAMAADTVGPDAQAKVAALKPGGVVVLENVRFYPEEELKDEKATPEQVASKKEFAAKLAAFGDVYCNDAFGTCHRPHASMYTVPSLMGTKPKVVGFLVDKEVKYLGDTIASPKRPFVAILGGAKVSDKIKVIKNLLGVCDKVLIGGAMAYTFSLAEGGKVGGSLVERDKVELAKELIAAGGDKLVLPVDTHCGDAFKATCNKQIVAAGEIPDGFEGLDIGPKTSKLYAEIVKSAGTIIWNGPMGVFEMPPFDEGTKAVAQAIADSSAISIIGGGDSAAAIQQLGFADKVTHVSTGGGASLEMLEGKKFKPVEVLDEA, from the coding sequence ATGGCAAAGAAATCCATCGCGAATGTTGATGTCGCAGGCAAAACCGTTCTGATGCGGGTCGACTTCAACGTGCCGCTCGATGACAAGCAGCAGATCACCGACGATCGCCGCATTGAAATGGCGCTCCCCTCCATCAAGTCGGTGCTCGACCGCGGAGGCAAGGTGGTGCTGATGAGCCATCTGGGCCGTCCCGACGGACAGATCATTGCAAAGTACAGCTTGAAGCCGGCCGCGGTTCGCCTCGGCGAACTGCTGGGCGTTCCCGTGGCGATGGCTGCTGATACCGTTGGCCCGGACGCTCAGGCCAAGGTGGCTGCTCTGAAGCCGGGCGGGGTGGTCGTTCTCGAAAACGTGCGGTTCTATCCGGAAGAAGAACTCAAGGACGAGAAGGCGACACCCGAACAGGTTGCTTCCAAGAAAGAATTCGCCGCGAAACTGGCGGCGTTTGGTGATGTGTACTGCAACGACGCCTTCGGCACCTGCCATCGTCCGCACGCGAGCATGTACACCGTCCCATCGCTGATGGGCACCAAGCCGAAAGTGGTCGGCTTCCTGGTCGACAAGGAAGTGAAATACCTCGGCGATACGATTGCCAGTCCGAAACGGCCGTTCGTCGCCATCCTGGGCGGGGCCAAGGTCTCCGACAAAATCAAGGTGATCAAAAACCTGCTGGGGGTCTGCGACAAGGTGCTGATCGGCGGGGCAATGGCCTATACCTTTTCGCTGGCAGAAGGGGGCAAAGTCGGCGGCAGTCTGGTTGAGCGAGACAAGGTTGAACTCGCCAAGGAACTGATCGCCGCCGGCGGCGACAAACTGGTGCTGCCTGTTGACACCCATTGCGGTGACGCCTTCAAGGCAACCTGTAACAAGCAGATCGTCGCCGCAGGCGAGATTCCCGACGGCTTCGAAGGGCTCGACATTGGCCCGAAGACCTCGAAGCTGTACGCCGAAATCGTGAAGTCGGCCGGGACGATCATCTGGAACGGCCCGATGGGCGTGTTCGAAATGCCCCCCTTCGACGAAGGCACCAAGGCGGTTGCCCAGGCGATTGCCGATTCGTCCGCCATCAGCATCATTGGCGGCGGAGACAGCGCCGCGGCGATCCAGCAGTTGGGTTTTGCCGACAAGGTGACGCACGTCAGCACCGGCGGCGGGGCCAGCCTGGAAATGCTCGAAGGCAAGAAGTTCAAGCCGGTCGAAGTCCTCGACGAAGCCTGA
- a CDS encoding protein kinase domain-containing protein — MSGLKIESAALRMDPPHAVTFAQVGHPAPHFEMFIVSSDETDARLRRLADGLGTWQILLFYPRDFSFVCPTELTAFSARIEEFRLRDCDVLGVSVDSIEMHREWLSTPPREGGLGPLRYPLAADPVGEVARRYGVWDAEKEVALRGLFIIDPQGVLQYSVVHNLSVGRSTDEILRVIDALQAGGLCPAGWTRADGQLDPESLLRPGTALGHYRIRKQLGAGSFGNVFEAWDSRLERPVALKILHANGAHARSVAMHEARAAARLNHPNVCTIYSVDEEDGLPMIAMELLDGPSLAVLLSQRPLDESQMLQLMQGLAAGAAAAHQQGILHGDLKPANIVVGSNGQPKILDFGLSTRRQSTGAFVRPAASDGHGDLSHAYADSTVLVAAQEDGQFPTISGTPAYMSPEQATGQAAGPASDVFALGLIFYELVTGRRGLDDSSPVAIVVRLQNDDIATDLNAQLPARWQPLITPMLDRFPANRPEISKVVEQLS; from the coding sequence ATGTCGGGTTTGAAAATTGAATCGGCGGCTCTGCGGATGGACCCTCCTCATGCGGTGACATTCGCCCAGGTGGGCCATCCTGCTCCGCACTTTGAGATGTTCATCGTCTCTTCCGATGAAACGGATGCCCGGTTGCGTCGGCTGGCAGATGGACTGGGGACCTGGCAGATTCTGCTGTTTTATCCCCGCGACTTCTCGTTCGTCTGTCCGACGGAACTGACGGCATTCAGTGCCCGTATTGAAGAATTTCGGCTGCGTGACTGCGATGTGCTGGGAGTCAGCGTCGATTCGATCGAGATGCACCGTGAATGGCTCTCGACACCTCCCCGCGAAGGCGGACTGGGCCCGCTGCGCTATCCTCTTGCGGCCGACCCTGTCGGCGAAGTCGCCAGACGCTACGGCGTGTGGGATGCGGAGAAAGAAGTCGCGCTGCGAGGTTTGTTCATCATCGACCCGCAGGGAGTGCTGCAGTATTCCGTCGTGCACAACCTGAGCGTCGGTCGCAGTACCGACGAGATTTTGCGTGTGATCGACGCCCTGCAGGCGGGCGGACTTTGTCCTGCTGGCTGGACGCGGGCAGATGGTCAGCTCGATCCTGAGTCGTTGCTGCGGCCAGGCACGGCGCTCGGCCATTACCGCATCCGCAAGCAGCTCGGCGCAGGCTCATTCGGGAATGTGTTTGAAGCCTGGGATTCGAGACTTGAACGCCCGGTCGCTCTGAAGATTCTGCATGCGAACGGGGCGCATGCGCGGTCGGTGGCGATGCACGAAGCCCGCGCTGCGGCTCGGCTGAATCATCCCAACGTCTGCACGATCTATTCAGTGGATGAAGAAGACGGCCTGCCGATGATTGCGATGGAACTCCTCGATGGGCCATCTCTGGCAGTGCTGTTGTCACAGCGTCCGCTCGATGAATCGCAGATGTTGCAATTGATGCAGGGACTGGCAGCGGGAGCTGCGGCGGCGCATCAACAGGGGATTCTGCACGGCGACCTGAAACCTGCGAATATCGTGGTCGGCTCGAATGGACAGCCGAAAATTCTCGACTTCGGACTCTCGACGCGACGCCAGTCGACCGGCGCTTTCGTGCGACCGGCGGCGAGCGATGGTCATGGAGATCTGTCGCACGCCTACGCCGATTCGACGGTCCTCGTCGCCGCGCAGGAGGATGGTCAGTTTCCGACAATCTCCGGCACTCCGGCTTATATGTCCCCGGAACAGGCGACCGGACAAGCAGCCGGCCCGGCGTCCGACGTGTTCGCACTGGGACTGATTTTCTATGAACTGGTCACCGGCCGTCGTGGTCTCGACGATTCGTCGCCGGTGGCGATTGTCGTCCGCTTGCAGAATGACGACATCGCGACCGACTTGAACGCGCAATTGCCCGCCAGGTGGCAACCGCTCATCACGCCGATGCTCGACCGGTTTCCGGCCAACAGGCCGGAGATTTCGAAGGTGGTGGAGCAGCTGAGTTGA
- a CDS encoding class I SAM-dependent rRNA methyltransferase: MSASSPAVVTLKPRRALPFFSQHPWVFAGAVRSVSGMPQVGEAVIVRSHEGQFIAHGLFHPTSNIQVRLYSWKEDQPLDDAFWIARVASAVGFRQKLFHGQPAERACRLIFSEADGLSGLIVDRVNDWLVVQWTSSALAQRQALILGELQKLLQPRGIWLRTERGIKELENLEVEDGLLTGENPPRSLEIVENGLKFLVDLKAGQKTGFYFDQRDNRALMKTYATSSSRVLDLYTYTGSFALAAARLGDCRNVTAVDSSQPAIDMGIANAELNGLADRIHFECGDCGEYLESQIAAGERYDIIVLDPPKLARTRSGLERAAKAYVRLNRLAMEALNPDGILITCSCSGHLNREDFEQIIARAALDSGRRVQILEQRGQAVDHPVSVHCVETSYLKCFVCRVA, from the coding sequence ATGTCTGCTTCGTCGCCTGCCGTGGTCACACTCAAGCCGCGCCGCGCGCTGCCCTTCTTCAGCCAGCATCCCTGGGTCTTTGCAGGTGCGGTGCGTTCTGTCTCAGGCATGCCGCAGGTGGGTGAGGCGGTCATTGTCCGTTCGCATGAAGGACAGTTCATCGCACATGGACTGTTCCACCCGACCAGCAACATTCAGGTGCGACTGTATTCGTGGAAAGAAGACCAGCCGCTGGACGACGCCTTCTGGATCGCCCGCGTCGCGTCGGCAGTGGGCTTTCGCCAGAAGCTCTTTCACGGACAACCGGCCGAACGGGCGTGCCGTCTCATCTTCAGCGAAGCAGACGGCCTGTCAGGTCTTATCGTCGATCGCGTGAACGACTGGCTGGTCGTGCAATGGACGAGTTCCGCTCTCGCACAGCGACAGGCATTGATTCTCGGCGAACTGCAGAAGCTGCTCCAACCTCGCGGCATCTGGCTGCGGACCGAACGTGGCATCAAGGAACTTGAAAACCTCGAAGTCGAAGACGGCCTGCTGACCGGCGAGAATCCTCCCCGATCGCTGGAGATCGTCGAGAACGGCTTGAAATTCTTGGTCGACTTGAAAGCCGGGCAGAAGACAGGCTTCTATTTCGATCAACGTGACAACCGCGCCCTGATGAAAACGTATGCCACGTCCAGCAGCCGCGTCCTCGATCTCTACACCTACACCGGCTCGTTCGCTCTGGCCGCTGCCCGGCTGGGAGACTGCCGGAATGTGACGGCTGTCGATTCTTCGCAGCCCGCGATCGACATGGGAATTGCCAATGCCGAACTGAATGGTCTGGCCGACCGCATTCATTTTGAATGCGGCGATTGCGGCGAATACCTGGAATCGCAAATCGCAGCCGGCGAACGCTATGACATCATCGTCCTCGATCCCCCCAAACTGGCGCGCACGCGAAGTGGTCTCGAAAGGGCAGCCAAGGCCTATGTCCGACTGAACCGGCTGGCGATGGAAGCCCTCAACCCTGACGGGATTCTCATTACCTGTAGCTGCTCGGGACACCTGAATCGCGAAGACTTCGAACAGATCATCGCCCGAGCCGCCCTCGACTCAGGCCGCCGCGTGCAGATTCTCGAACAGCGCGGGCAAGCAGTGGATCACCCCGTCTCCGTCCACTGCGTGGAAACGTCGTATCTGAAGTGCTTCGTCTGCCGGGTCGCGTAG
- a CDS encoding response regulator gives MEKLDPVVSRILIADDNEQNRELLEAYLSDEGHEILMAADGQQTVEIAQEKLPDLVLLDIMMPKLSGYEVCQKLKADEKTKRIPVLMVTALKEVGDIQKAVDAGADDFLTKPVHRLELKTRVRSLLRVRHLTNERDRLLAYLAEVDSQAAH, from the coding sequence ATGGAAAAACTCGATCCGGTCGTCAGCCGCATTCTGATTGCCGACGATAACGAACAAAATCGCGAGTTGCTCGAGGCCTACCTGAGCGATGAAGGCCATGAAATTCTGATGGCCGCCGACGGCCAGCAGACCGTCGAGATCGCGCAGGAAAAACTGCCCGACCTGGTGCTGCTGGACATCATGATGCCCAAGCTGAGCGGCTACGAAGTCTGCCAGAAGCTCAAAGCCGACGAGAAGACCAAACGCATTCCGGTGCTGATGGTCACCGCGCTCAAGGAAGTGGGCGATATTCAGAAAGCAGTCGATGCGGGGGCCGACGATTTTCTGACGAAACCGGTTCACCGGCTCGAACTGAAGACCCGGGTCCGGTCGCTGCTGCGGGTGCGGCATCTCACCAATGAACGAGACCGGTTGCTGGCGTATCTTGCGGAAGTTGATTCACAAGCAGCGCACTGA